In Paraburkholderia flava, one genomic interval encodes:
- a CDS encoding L-threonylcarbamoyladenylate synthase produces the protein MLPTEHAANVLKQGGVLMVPTDTNYAFAADPWNEHACARLYEIKKRDVKKPLTLFVSRPDDLWNYIDLSGDLEGVLRPLVSQHWPGPLNFVLPKSSAAPDHPYLKEDSISVVCNRNPVLNDLIQRFGRPLAMTSANLSGVEHDRLIDYELATQTFPDAVDYIVPPAPDKPTTTRSSTIVSLLDGTLKVLRQGDIVVA, from the coding sequence ATGTTACCTACCGAACATGCGGCGAACGTACTCAAGCAGGGCGGCGTGCTGATGGTTCCGACGGACACGAACTACGCGTTCGCCGCAGATCCGTGGAACGAACACGCATGCGCGCGACTGTATGAGATCAAGAAACGCGACGTGAAAAAGCCGCTGACGTTGTTCGTGTCGCGTCCCGACGATCTATGGAATTACATCGATCTGTCCGGCGATCTCGAAGGCGTGTTGCGTCCGCTGGTTTCGCAGCATTGGCCCGGGCCGCTGAATTTCGTGTTGCCTAAATCGTCGGCCGCGCCGGATCATCCTTATCTGAAGGAGGATTCGATTTCGGTGGTCTGCAATCGCAACCCGGTGCTGAACGATCTGATCCAGCGCTTTGGCAGACCGCTTGCGATGACGTCGGCGAATCTGTCGGGCGTCGAGCACGACCGGTTGATCGACTATGAACTCGCGACGCAAACCTTTCCCGATGCAGTCGATTACATCGTGCCACCCGCGCCCGATAAACCGACGACCACGCGTTCGAGCACGATCGTCTCTCTGCTCGACGGTACGCTGAAGGTGCTGCGTCAGGGCGATATCGTGGTGGCCTAG
- a CDS encoding MFS transporter — protein sequence MSDPAEAARSADAVGRNIQLFVLYRVVSRLYFHLPVLFLHLYLVELGLYRVISLLAIYGLVTTVTSSIGGKLLARFSEKRVVAIGEIMKASGIVLLLAGTRLADVDMNLLVLAQIVGGTGFSIALSTDSSLLRTLTGTSGDPSLFMRTQTRSQSQMFIATLIAGSTGSILFDYQAFWPFYASLLASVTSTVLVLLIREPPVPPRAKGTSGAQSAKPLSLDSTQRFWMGFYSLSRAFTLAPFVGFLPFYFIMVNVDPLLFGAVLGLFTLSAFATSLAVNGFIKRFGVRTLMIATLVCMFGAMLVLGCSEVLADHGIDYFVSGLIGISLLGLGSGGVRPATMANLDLSALDPLERVALFSRMERNFGVANGILLALGAWLLATAGFQVLMLWLGGLYLLALGALFMNNRSVQASGSNG from the coding sequence ATGAGCGATCCGGCCGAAGCCGCTCGATCCGCAGACGCGGTCGGCCGCAACATCCAGCTGTTCGTGCTGTACCGCGTGGTGTCGCGGCTGTATTTCCATTTGCCGGTGCTGTTCCTGCATCTGTATCTGGTCGAACTCGGCCTGTATCGCGTGATCTCGCTGCTCGCGATCTACGGTCTGGTGACGACCGTCACGTCCAGTATCGGCGGCAAACTGCTCGCGAGGTTTTCGGAAAAGCGCGTGGTCGCGATCGGCGAGATCATGAAGGCGAGCGGCATAGTGCTGCTGCTCGCCGGCACACGGCTCGCCGACGTCGATATGAATCTGCTGGTTCTCGCGCAGATCGTCGGCGGGACCGGGTTCAGCATTGCGCTGTCGACCGATTCGAGTCTGCTGCGCACGCTTACCGGCACATCGGGCGACCCGTCGCTGTTCATGCGTACGCAGACGCGCTCGCAAAGCCAGATGTTCATCGCCACTTTAATAGCTGGTTCGACCGGCAGCATCCTGTTCGACTATCAGGCGTTCTGGCCGTTCTATGCGTCTTTACTCGCGAGCGTCACGTCGACGGTGCTGGTGCTGTTGATCCGTGAGCCACCGGTACCGCCGCGCGCGAAAGGGACGAGTGGTGCGCAATCTGCGAAGCCGCTATCACTCGACTCGACGCAACGCTTCTGGATGGGCTTCTATTCGCTTTCCAGGGCATTCACGCTGGCGCCGTTCGTCGGCTTTCTGCCGTTCTACTTCATCATGGTTAACGTCGACCCGCTGCTGTTCGGCGCGGTGCTCGGACTGTTCACGCTATCGGCGTTTGCGACCTCGCTGGCGGTCAACGGCTTTATCAAGCGATTCGGCGTGCGCACGTTGATGATCGCGACGCTCGTCTGCATGTTCGGTGCGATGCTGGTGCTCGGTTGCAGTGAAGTGCTCGCCGATCATGGGATCGACTACTTCGTGTCGGGATTGATCGGCATCAGTCTGCTCGGGCTCGGATCGGGTGGCGTGCGTCCGGCGACGATGGCCAATCTCGATCTGTCCGCACTCGATCCACTCGAACGCGTTGCGCTGTTTTCACGGATGGAGCGAAACTTCGGCGTCGCCAACGGCATCCTGCTTGCATTGGGCGCATGGCTGCTGGCCACTGCCGGGTTCCAGGTGTTGATGCTGTGGCTCGGCGGACTCTATCTGCTCGCGTTGGGTGCGCTGTTCATGAACAACCGGTCCGTTCAGGCATCGGGATCGAACGGCTAA
- a CDS encoding HlyD family secretion protein, giving the protein MRRDPLAALSVASVRTNWKRIAPVGIAIVVVLLGAWLLFKRPSSKQAFVNASVIALRAPIAGTLTFASGVEVGDLVKLDQPLAGIAGDLSNPRVSELRILEQQLKVQSADLAQREVSLSSRIADREQQQAQYRSESKSQQTLQSRYAGAQIQQAHAELARLDALSALSDADMKRATSLFDKGYLSRAGYDRSIATARASLAQTQAQRAQISQSEATYAAARVGLQLDGPRALSEPEQRSRQLELELVDLRQQLQEAKTLGTATRDELARVETEFEHQRIATLKADRGSVVWSLDAQSGESLPAGAPIMQLIDCNDVWIDAFFDESDVRDLKVGAHADVTLSHDSRHWTGVIETIRSGSGRVTVGQYVASPPPEIARRQLPVKVVTVRVRVDWKGALQPGQYCFAGRSVDVSI; this is encoded by the coding sequence ATGCGTCGGGATCCGCTGGCCGCGTTGAGCGTTGCCTCTGTACGCACGAACTGGAAGCGTATCGCGCCGGTGGGCATCGCGATCGTCGTCGTGTTGCTCGGCGCGTGGCTGTTGTTCAAACGCCCAAGCAGCAAGCAGGCGTTCGTCAATGCAAGCGTGATCGCGCTGCGTGCGCCTATCGCGGGCACGCTGACGTTTGCTTCCGGTGTCGAGGTGGGCGATCTGGTCAAGCTCGATCAGCCGCTCGCCGGAATCGCGGGCGATCTGTCGAATCCGCGCGTGTCCGAGCTGCGCATTCTCGAGCAGCAACTGAAGGTACAAAGCGCCGATCTCGCTCAGCGCGAGGTGAGCCTGTCGTCGCGCATCGCCGATCGCGAGCAGCAGCAGGCACAGTATCGAAGTGAAAGCAAAAGCCAGCAGACCTTGCAGTCGCGCTATGCAGGCGCGCAGATCCAGCAGGCGCACGCGGAGCTGGCGCGTCTCGACGCGCTGTCCGCGTTGTCGGATGCGGACATGAAACGCGCGACGAGTCTGTTCGACAAGGGCTATCTGAGCCGCGCAGGCTACGACCGCAGCATTGCCACTGCACGCGCGAGTCTCGCGCAGACGCAGGCGCAACGCGCACAGATCAGTCAGAGCGAAGCGACGTATGCGGCTGCACGCGTGGGCCTGCAGCTCGACGGACCGCGTGCGTTGAGCGAACCGGAACAGCGCAGCCGGCAACTGGAACTCGAGCTTGTCGATCTTCGGCAGCAGTTGCAGGAAGCAAAGACGCTCGGCACCGCGACACGCGACGAACTCGCGCGCGTCGAAACCGAATTCGAACATCAGCGCATCGCGACGCTAAAGGCAGATCGCGGCAGCGTGGTGTGGTCGCTCGATGCGCAAAGCGGCGAGTCGTTGCCCGCGGGCGCACCGATCATGCAGCTGATCGATTGCAACGACGTGTGGATCGATGCGTTTTTCGATGAATCCGATGTACGCGACCTGAAGGTCGGCGCGCATGCCGACGTCACGTTGTCGCACGACTCGCGTCACTGGACGGGCGTCATCGAAACCATCCGCTCGGGTTCGGGGCGCGTGACGGTCGGCCAGTACGTCGCGAGCCCGCCGCCTGAAATCGCGCGCCGGCAGTTGCCGGTGAAGGTCGTGACTGTGCGCGTGCGAGTGGACTGGAAGGGCGCGCTGCAACCGGGACAGTACTGCTTTGCCGGGCGCAGCGTCGACGTGAGCATCTAG
- a CDS encoding TolC family outer membrane protein yields MTTKLSTARLKRCALLVLGTLSSVASAADLVSTWQDAQGADPGFAAARAEFRASDEALPQARAALLPHLQTAFGVGSTWASVSDLPRQAYTTNGYGAQVVVPVFHWGDWQGLEIGKLHVARGEVAFEKARQKLMLDVARAYFDVLLAQDTLRFAKAHEASLEQQLNTAQAAFDAGDQTVVDVDQARATRDLAKADRAAATSDFAIRVARLNKLVGHPVGDLATLPDAARLPPVAPDELEKWVDLAQHQNLDVAGEEIDLEVARRETRRARAADMPTVDLVASFNHSSQANSRYMYAANLPGNAGIGVAGGAGNSSVVGIQITIPIFAGGSIQSRKRETLALEDKASNDLLNARENAALDARQTCLALFNGVDRIAALQSAVISTRTSSGSARTAYEVGDRASTDVLIAEDKQYASQTALSRARYDYLIHRLELAQIAGQLTDADLASINALLREPAAGPR; encoded by the coding sequence ATGACAACGAAACTCTCGACGGCCAGGCTGAAGCGCTGCGCGCTGCTCGTGCTGGGCACGTTGAGCAGCGTCGCGAGTGCAGCCGATCTGGTCTCTACGTGGCAGGACGCCCAGGGCGCGGACCCTGGTTTCGCGGCCGCGCGAGCGGAGTTTCGCGCGAGCGACGAAGCGCTGCCGCAAGCGCGCGCGGCGCTGCTGCCGCATCTTCAGACTGCGTTCGGGGTGGGTTCGACATGGGCCAGCGTCTCCGACCTGCCGCGTCAGGCGTACACGACCAATGGTTACGGCGCACAGGTGGTCGTGCCCGTGTTTCATTGGGGCGACTGGCAAGGGCTCGAAATCGGCAAGCTGCATGTTGCACGCGGTGAAGTCGCGTTCGAGAAAGCGCGGCAAAAACTGATGCTCGACGTAGCACGCGCGTACTTCGACGTGCTGCTCGCACAGGACACACTGCGTTTCGCGAAGGCTCATGAAGCGTCGCTCGAACAACAGTTGAACACCGCACAGGCCGCCTTCGACGCGGGCGATCAAACGGTCGTCGACGTCGATCAGGCCAGAGCCACGCGCGATCTCGCTAAAGCGGATCGCGCGGCCGCAACGTCGGACTTCGCGATCCGGGTTGCACGCTTGAACAAGCTGGTCGGCCATCCGGTTGGCGATCTCGCGACGCTGCCCGATGCAGCCAGGCTGCCGCCCGTCGCCCCCGACGAACTCGAGAAGTGGGTCGATCTCGCGCAGCATCAGAATCTCGACGTCGCGGGTGAAGAGATCGATCTCGAAGTCGCGCGCCGCGAAACGCGTCGCGCGCGTGCCGCCGATATGCCCACCGTCGATCTCGTCGCGAGCTTCAATCACAGCAGCCAGGCGAATTCGCGCTACATGTACGCTGCGAATCTGCCGGGTAATGCCGGCATCGGTGTAGCGGGCGGCGCCGGCAATTCATCGGTGGTGGGCATCCAGATCACGATTCCGATTTTTGCCGGCGGTTCGATTCAGAGCCGCAAGCGCGAAACGCTCGCGCTCGAGGACAAAGCCAGCAACGACTTGCTCAACGCGCGCGAGAACGCCGCGCTCGATGCACGGCAGACCTGCCTCGCATTGTTCAACGGAGTGGACCGCATCGCCGCGCTGCAATCAGCGGTGATTTCGACGCGTACGTCGAGCGGTTCGGCGAGAACAGCCTATGAAGTGGGAGATCGAGCGAGCACCGACGTGCTGATCGCAGAGGACAAACAGTATGCGTCGCAAACCGCGTTAAGCCGCGCTCGCTACGACTATTTGATTCACCGGCTCGAACTTGCGCAGATCGCGGGACAATTGACGGATGCCGATCTTGCCAGCATCAACGCGTTACTGCGTGAGCCTGCCGCGGGGCCTCGTTAA
- a CDS encoding YbhB/YbcL family Raf kinase inhibitor-like protein gives MTAFSLVSPEFIEQGVLTKAHEYNDFGGSGDNRSPALKWSNVPDGTRSLAITVYDPDAPTGSGFWHWVAFDIAPDADALTPDAGHKDGAALPQGAVQSANDYGFHGFGGACPPEGAGPHRYVFTLHALSTDKLGIDAGATNAVARFLIHANTIASTSLTALYQR, from the coding sequence ATGACAGCGTTCAGCCTCGTTTCGCCGGAGTTCATCGAGCAGGGTGTGCTGACGAAGGCACACGAATATAACGACTTCGGCGGCAGCGGCGACAACCGTTCGCCCGCGTTGAAGTGGAGCAACGTCCCGGACGGAACGCGCAGCCTCGCGATCACGGTATACGACCCGGACGCACCGACAGGTAGCGGCTTCTGGCATTGGGTCGCGTTCGACATCGCGCCCGATGCCGATGCGCTGACGCCCGACGCAGGACACAAGGACGGTGCCGCGTTGCCGCAGGGCGCGGTGCAGAGCGCGAATGACTATGGCTTTCACGGCTTCGGCGGCGCATGTCCGCCCGAAGGCGCAGGACCGCATCGCTATGTGTTCACGCTGCACGCGCTGTCGACCGACAAGCTTGGCATCGATGCCGGAGCGACCAACGCGGTCGCGCGATTCCTGATTCACGCGAACACGATCGCCAGCACGTCGCTTACCGCGCTGTATCAGCGCTGA
- a CDS encoding 3-isopropylmalate dehydratase yields MTAKTIRGVAYVLGDNIDTDQILTAEYLKINPSSPEGYAQLASLAMCGLPEGSLPFIDPQLGKSPYTIVVAGQNFGCGSSREHAVVTLGAAGVRAVIAQSYARIFFRNCVSTGQLLPVVSKVRLCEQIKTGDVIEILVDEQIVRIGNGRADAPVEPVGELANIVEAGGLFAYARAVGKIPARVPAEA; encoded by the coding sequence ATGACTGCAAAGACTATCCGGGGCGTTGCCTACGTGCTCGGCGATAACATCGATACCGACCAGATCCTGACGGCCGAATATCTGAAGATCAATCCTTCCAGTCCCGAGGGTTACGCGCAGCTTGCGTCGCTTGCGATGTGCGGCTTGCCGGAAGGCTCGCTGCCGTTCATTGACCCGCAACTGGGAAAATCGCCTTATACCATCGTCGTCGCCGGGCAGAATTTCGGCTGCGGCTCGTCGCGCGAACATGCTGTCGTGACGTTGGGTGCGGCCGGCGTGCGCGCGGTGATTGCGCAATCGTATGCACGGATCTTCTTTCGCAACTGCGTATCGACGGGGCAATTGCTGCCCGTCGTGTCGAAGGTCCGGCTGTGCGAGCAGATCAAGACGGGGGACGTGATCGAGATTTTGGTCGACGAGCAGATCGTGCGCATCGGTAACGGTCGCGCGGATGCGCCGGTCGAGCCGGTCGGCGAGCTGGCGAATATCGTCGAAGCGGGTGGGTTGTTCGCGTATGCGCGTGCAGTGGGCAAGATTCCTGCGCGCGTGCCGGCTGAGGCTTGA
- a CDS encoding LysR family transcriptional regulator codes for MDNLLRKLDLTSLRLFVAVCQEKNIARAAEREFIAPSAVSRRIADLEAQIGLPLIQRQSRGIQVTPVGETVLRHAQAIIGNVEALGAELSRYFTGAKGSVRLVANLSSIVQFLPEDIAAFQRLFPDVQIDLEEQNSADVLRMLDEHNADFGICNAIAGLDAYQWIRYRADRLAVMVPSAHPLASQYRVDFGSLFDERFVGLRSESALTQLIAAEADTAGRALQVQIRVGSLDALCRMVHAGLGIAVVPEQTGQLYLNTLDVKLLQLTDAWASRELVVVFRARDELTASAAALVQFLTSHREA; via the coding sequence ATGGACAACCTGCTCAGAAAACTCGATTTGACCTCGCTGCGGCTCTTCGTCGCCGTGTGCCAGGAGAAGAACATCGCGCGTGCAGCCGAGCGCGAATTCATCGCACCGTCGGCGGTGAGCCGACGCATTGCCGATCTCGAAGCGCAGATCGGTCTGCCGCTGATCCAGCGGCAATCGCGCGGCATTCAGGTGACGCCGGTCGGCGAAACGGTGCTGCGTCATGCGCAGGCGATCATCGGTAACGTCGAAGCATTGGGCGCCGAACTGTCGCGCTACTTCACCGGCGCGAAGGGGAGTGTTCGGCTGGTCGCGAACCTGTCGTCGATCGTGCAGTTTCTTCCCGAGGATATCGCTGCGTTTCAGCGCCTTTTCCCCGACGTGCAGATCGATCTGGAAGAGCAGAACAGCGCCGATGTGCTGCGTATGCTCGACGAACACAACGCGGACTTCGGCATCTGCAACGCGATTGCCGGCCTCGATGCGTATCAATGGATTCGCTACCGCGCGGACCGTCTCGCGGTGATGGTGCCGAGCGCGCACCCGCTTGCGTCGCAGTACCGCGTCGACTTCGGCTCGCTGTTCGATGAGCGATTTGTCGGGCTGCGCAGCGAAAGCGCGCTGACGCAACTGATCGCCGCTGAAGCCGACACTGCGGGCCGTGCGTTGCAGGTGCAGATTCGCGTCGGTAGCCTCGATGCGCTGTGCCGGATGGTGCATGCAGGTCTCGGCATCGCGGTCGTGCCCGAGCAAACCGGGCAGCTCTATCTGAACACGCTGGACGTCAAGCTATTGCAACTGACGGACGCGTGGGCGAGCCGCGAACTGGTCGTCGTGTTTCGCGCACGCGATGAACTCACCGCGAGTGCCGCCGCGCTCGTCCAGTTTCTGACGAGCCATCGCGAGGCGTGA
- a CDS encoding alpha/beta fold hydrolase, with amino-acid sequence MNARAMFLFTAAFCAALMSGCGTTPAGSTGSDAHTALAVDSIGSFFIGGHEVALSGLPSRSIVFSPGAPPATVDPNGTFEAGQMYVQYVKLAHPRTRLPVLLWHGGGLTGANWETTPDGRPGWQMFFLNAGYDVYVSDAVERGRSSWARYPEIYKTEPFFRSKAEAWKLFRIGPTYSDDRAKRVAFPGSQFPVEAFDTFSKQFVPRWATNDALTQAAYDALVQRVCPCILIAHSQGVNFALTAALHAPDKIKALVALEPSGAPNLDEHAIAALKQVPQLFVWGDNLDTSSFWRSVVDAPLRYQRTLVQAGATVDTLSLPAEGLHGNSHMMMMDRDSDQIAAKVAQWLARHAGDNQETAPETATH; translated from the coding sequence ATGAATGCGCGCGCGATGTTTCTCTTTACTGCTGCATTCTGTGCGGCGTTGATGAGCGGTTGCGGAACGACACCAGCCGGCTCGACAGGGAGCGACGCACACACAGCGCTCGCCGTCGATTCGATCGGCAGCTTCTTTATCGGTGGGCACGAGGTCGCGTTGTCGGGCCTGCCGTCGCGCAGCATCGTGTTTTCGCCCGGTGCGCCACCGGCCACTGTCGATCCAAACGGCACGTTCGAAGCCGGGCAGATGTACGTTCAGTACGTGAAGCTCGCGCATCCGCGCACGCGCTTGCCGGTGCTGCTATGGCATGGCGGAGGACTGACCGGCGCGAACTGGGAGACGACGCCTGATGGACGCCCTGGCTGGCAGATGTTTTTTCTGAACGCAGGCTACGACGTCTACGTGAGCGATGCGGTCGAGCGAGGTCGTTCGTCGTGGGCGCGCTATCCGGAGATCTACAAGACCGAGCCTTTCTTTCGCTCGAAGGCCGAAGCGTGGAAGCTGTTCCGGATCGGGCCCACGTATAGCGACGACCGTGCAAAGCGCGTTGCTTTCCCGGGCTCGCAATTTCCGGTCGAAGCGTTCGACACGTTCAGCAAGCAGTTCGTCCCGCGCTGGGCGACCAACGATGCGCTGACACAAGCCGCGTACGACGCGCTCGTTCAGCGGGTGTGTCCATGCATCCTGATCGCGCATAGCCAGGGCGTCAATTTCGCGTTGACGGCTGCATTGCATGCACCCGACAAGATCAAGGCGCTCGTCGCGCTGGAACCGTCGGGCGCGCCGAATCTCGACGAACACGCTATCGCTGCACTCAAGCAGGTGCCGCAGCTGTTCGTGTGGGGCGACAATCTCGACACGTCGTCGTTCTGGCGCTCGGTGGTCGATGCGCCGCTGCGTTATCAACGCACGCTGGTGCAGGCAGGCGCGACAGTCGACACACTGTCGCTACCCGCAGAAGGTCTGCACGGCAATTCGCACATGATGATGATGGACCGCGACTCCGACCAGATTGCGGCTAAAGTGGCGCAGTGGCTCGCCCGACACGCCGGCGACAATCAGGAGACTGCACCGGAGACTGCAACGCATTAG
- a CDS encoding 3-isopropylmalate dehydratase large subunit, whose translation MSTGQTLSQKVLAKASGRSRVTPGEVIWAKVDVLMSHDPCSPGVISIFKKEFGEGARVWDPTRFVMIPDHFIYTADVLANQNVRVMREFAREQEIKYFYDVGTPKYRGVCHIGLAEGGHNRPGEVLLGTDSHTVTSGAFGTFAVGMGITDGAFALGTGEIPLKVPETIRVNFRGSLPSHVLAKDLILAVLGELTIDGATYQAIEFGGEVVDALSVEERMTLCNMVVECGAKNGIMVPNQATIDYLATRNEIPYDVLTPDADASYVRVLDVDVSTMQPLVAKPHSPDNVGSVDEVADIRIQQAYIGSCTGGKLEDFIAAARILDGRKVSVPTFAVPATKEVFHGIVTTEVNGTSIYSILTGAGVALSSEPSCAACCGGPSDTFGRVNEPLSVASTTNRNFVGRMGNKRANIYLGSPYTVAAAAVAGQFVNPNVYL comes from the coding sequence ATGAGCACCGGACAGACCTTAAGCCAGAAGGTCCTGGCGAAAGCCAGTGGCCGTTCCCGGGTGACACCCGGCGAAGTGATTTGGGCCAAGGTTGACGTGCTAATGTCCCACGACCCCTGTTCGCCGGGCGTGATCAGCATCTTCAAGAAAGAGTTCGGCGAGGGCGCGAGGGTCTGGGACCCGACGCGCTTCGTGATGATTCCGGACCACTTCATCTATACCGCCGACGTGCTGGCTAACCAGAACGTGCGCGTGATGCGCGAGTTCGCGCGCGAGCAGGAAATCAAATACTTCTACGACGTAGGCACGCCGAAATATCGCGGCGTGTGCCATATCGGTCTCGCGGAGGGCGGTCATAACCGTCCCGGCGAAGTGCTGCTCGGCACCGATTCGCATACCGTGACGTCCGGCGCATTCGGCACCTTCGCCGTCGGGATGGGGATCACGGACGGCGCGTTTGCGCTCGGCACCGGCGAGATTCCGCTGAAGGTGCCGGAGACGATCCGCGTCAATTTCCGCGGATCGTTGCCGTCGCACGTGCTCGCGAAGGATTTGATTCTCGCGGTGCTCGGTGAACTGACGATCGACGGCGCGACCTATCAGGCGATCGAATTCGGCGGGGAGGTGGTGGATGCGCTGTCCGTCGAAGAGCGGATGACGTTGTGCAATATGGTCGTCGAGTGCGGGGCGAAGAACGGCATCATGGTGCCGAACCAGGCCACGATCGATTACCTCGCGACCCGCAACGAGATTCCGTACGACGTGCTCACGCCCGATGCGGACGCGAGCTACGTGCGCGTGCTCGACGTCGACGTGTCGACGATGCAGCCGCTCGTCGCTAAACCCCATTCGCCGGATAACGTGGGCAGCGTGGACGAGGTGGCCGACATTCGCATCCAGCAGGCGTATATCGGCTCGTGCACCGGCGGCAAGCTCGAAGACTTCATTGCTGCCGCAAGAATTCTTGATGGCCGCAAGGTGTCGGTGCCCACATTCGCGGTGCCGGCGACTAAAGAGGTGTTCCATGGCATCGTCACGACCGAGGTCAACGGGACGTCGATCTATTCGATTCTGACTGGCGCAGGCGTGGCGCTGTCGTCGGAACCGAGTTGTGCCGCATGCTGCGGTGGCCCGTCCGACACGTTCGGTCGCGTCAACGAACCGCTGTCGGTTGCATCGACGACGAACCGCAACTTCGTCGGCCGCATGGGCAACAAGCGCGCGAACATCTACCTCGGTTCGCCTTACACCGTGGCCGCCGCAGCGGTGGCCGGGCAATTCGTCAATCCCAACGTCTATCTGTGA
- a CDS encoding LysR family transcriptional regulator: protein MNQLDQLTSMVIFAKIVDTLSYTEAAKLLGLSKSAVSKEINRLETGLGVTLLKRTTRKIEVTEVGRTYYEYCVRLLAEVRGADAFVRQYHEEPVGNLRVVAPTTFGNRMILPTLCRFIASNIHVQVDLELTDRLVDLNEQNVDVAIVISRDKPDQGTVQPLTEVHWGVFASPAYIASHPPVTRPEDLARHGFLLFRGPAYTTALQLRQGKRQLETRVRCILRSNNSVSLLNAAIAGVGVAYLPRYVAREAIATGQLQQLLPDWASETRVAYVMYRDDRFLSPRVRMFVQGLADFFASEASGIDG from the coding sequence ATGAATCAGCTAGACCAGCTAACCTCAATGGTGATCTTCGCGAAGATTGTCGACACCTTGAGCTATACCGAAGCGGCAAAACTGTTAGGCCTGTCGAAGTCGGCCGTCAGTAAGGAAATCAATCGACTTGAAACGGGGCTAGGCGTCACGCTGCTTAAGCGCACCACGCGCAAGATCGAGGTCACGGAGGTCGGCCGCACTTACTATGAGTACTGCGTGCGGCTGCTTGCCGAGGTGCGCGGCGCGGATGCGTTCGTGCGTCAGTATCACGAGGAGCCGGTCGGCAATCTGCGCGTCGTGGCCCCCACCACGTTCGGCAACAGGATGATCTTGCCCACGCTGTGCCGGTTTATCGCCAGCAATATCCACGTCCAGGTCGACCTCGAATTAACCGACCGCCTGGTCGATCTCAACGAACAGAACGTCGACGTCGCCATCGTCATCAGCCGCGACAAGCCCGATCAAGGCACCGTGCAGCCTTTGACCGAAGTGCACTGGGGCGTCTTCGCGTCGCCGGCCTACATCGCGTCCCATCCTCCTGTCACGCGCCCCGAAGATCTCGCACGCCACGGCTTCCTGCTGTTTCGCGGACCGGCCTATACAACCGCGCTACAACTGCGTCAGGGCAAGCGGCAACTGGAAACACGCGTGCGCTGCATCCTGCGCTCGAACAACAGCGTGTCGTTGCTGAACGCCGCGATCGCAGGCGTCGGTGTCGCCTATCTGCCGCGCTACGTCGCACGCGAAGCGATCGCAACCGGACAGCTGCAGCAACTCCTGCCCGACTGGGCCTCCGAAACACGCGTCGCCTATGTGATGTATCGCGACGACCGCTTTCTTTCCCCGCGCGTGCGCATGTTCGTCCAGGGGCTCGCAGATTTCTTTGCGAGCGAGGCGAGCGGGATCGACGGTTAA